A portion of the Desmodus rotundus isolate HL8 chromosome 8, HLdesRot8A.1, whole genome shotgun sequence genome contains these proteins:
- the MUSTN1 gene encoding musculoskeletal embryonic nuclear protein 1: protein MSQAGIQEAPIKKKRPPVKEEDLKGARGNLAKDQAIKSKTYQVMRECEQAGVAAPSVFSRSRTGTETVFEKPKAGPAKSVFG from the exons ATGTCCCAG GCTGGCATTCAGGAAGCCCCCATCAAGAAGAAGCGCCCCCCTGTGAAGGAGGAGGACCTGAAGGGGGCCCGAGGGAACCTGGCCAAGGACCAGGCAATCAAGTCCAAGACCTACCAGGTCATGCGGGAGTGTG aGCAAGCTGGCGTGGCTGCCCCATCGGTGTTCAGCCGCTCGCGGACTGGCACTGAGACCGTCTTTGAGAAGCCCAAAGCCGGGCCTGCCAAGAGTGTCTTCGGCTGA
- the ITIH4 gene encoding inter-alpha-trypsin inhibitor heavy chain H4 isoform X3, with protein sequence MKTPASAHTCGIVLILLSLLAVLQTTSAQKNDIDIYSLTVDSKVSSRFAHTVVTSRVVNRADTLREAVFQMELPKKAFITNFSMIIDGVTYPGNIKEKDAAQEQYSAAVARGESAGLVKATGRKMEQFQVSVSVAPAAKVTFELVYEELLRRHLGVYELLLKVRPQQLVKHLQMDIHIFEPQGISFLETESTFLTSALADALTTSQNQTKAHIRFKPTISQQQKSAEQQDTVVDGNFIVRYDVNRTLSGGSIQIENGYFVHYFAPAGLPTMPKNVIFVIDKSGSMMGRKMQQTREALIKILDDLNPKDQFNLISFSGKATQWKPSLVQASEDNVKAARDYAAGIQAQGGTNINDAMLMAIQLLEKANQEELLPAGSVPLIILLTDGDPTVGVTDPTKIQENVQDAIGGQYSLFCLGFGFDVSYAFLEKLALDNGGLARRIYEDSDSALQLQDFYQEVANPLMTAVTFEYPSNSVKEVTQNDFRLLFKGSEMVVAGKLQGQSPDVLSAKVHGQQSMQNITFQTESRVAEQEEEFRSPKYIFHGFMERLWAYLTIQQLLEQMVSASDAEKQALKTQALGLSLNYSFVTPLTSMVVTKPEGQEQSQVAEKPVENGHAVFRLHSLGHGGPRLQGGASRMPPRLPKMGQPGPFDHRRLYLSPHVGLDTSLRSLSVPLLTDSVGDLYDDVDLSIKETHPTAPLPGTSSAVPDSIQAPTIILPLPGQSVDQLCVDIEHSQGPMNLLSDPDQGVEVTGQYEKKKAQFSWIQVTFRKPQLQVHASPEHVVVTRDRRNAAYKWKETLFSVMPGLKMTMNEAGLLLLSSPDKVTIGLLYWDGPGQGVRLLLQDTDRFSSHVDGTLGQFYQGVLWVPSAAADDSERTLKVQGHNHSATRELKLDYQEGVPGTEFSCWSVKL encoded by the exons ATGAAGACTCCAGCCTCTGCCCACACCTGTGGCATTGTGCTGATCCTGCTCTCGCTGCTGGCTGTCCTCCAGACCACCTCTGCCCAGAAG AATGACATCGACATCTACAGCCTCACTGTGGACTCCAAGGTCTCCTCCCGATTTGCCCACACGGTCGTCACCAGCAGGGTGGTCAACAGAGCTGATACTCTGCGGGAGGCCGTCTTCCAGATGGAGCTGCCCAAGAAGGCCTTCATCACCAACTTCTCTAT gatcATCGACGGTGTGACCTACCCGGGGAACATCAAGGAGAAGGACGCAGCCCAGGAGCAGTACAGTGCGGCCGTGGCCAGGGGAGAGAGCGCCGGCCTCGTCAA GGCCACCGGGAGAAAGATGGAGCAGTTCCAGGTATCGGTCAGTGTGGCTCCTGCTGCCAAGGTCACCTTTGAGCTGGTGTATGAGGAGCTGCTCAGGCGGCATCTAGGAGTGTACGAGCTGCTGCTGAAAGTCCGGCCCCAGCAGCTGGTCAAGCACCTGCAG ATGGACATTCACATCTTTGAGCCTCAGGGGATCAGCTTCCTGGAGACAGAGAGCACCTTCCTGACCAGTGCACTGGCGGATGCTCTCACCACCTCACAGAACCAGACCAAG GCTCACATCCGATTCAAGCCGACGATCTCCCAGCAGCAGAAGTCTGCCGAGCAACAGGACACAGTCGTGGATGGCAACTTCATTGTCCGCTATGATGTGAACCGGACCCTCTCTGGGGGATCCATTCAG ATCGAGAATGGCTACTTCGTGCACTACTTTGCCCCTGCGGGCTTGCCCACAATGCCCAAGAATGTGATCTTTGTCATTGACAAGAGTGGCTCCATGATGGGCAGGAAAATGCAACAG ACCCGGGAGGCCCTAATTAAGATCCTCGACGACCTCAACCCCAAAGACCAGTTCAACCTCATCAGCTTCAGCGGTAAAGCAACCCAGTGGAAGCCGTCGCTGGTGCAAGCTTCGGAGGATAATGTGAAGGCGGCCAGGGACTACGCTGCTGGCATCCAAGCACAGGGAG GGACCAATATCAACGATGCAATGTTGATGGCCATACAGCTGCTGGAGAAAGCCAACCAGGAGGAGCTGCTGCCTGCAGGGAGCGTTCCCCTCATCATCCTTCTCACTGACGGGGACCCCACTGTGG GGGTGACCGACCCCACGAAGATCCAGGAGAATGTGCAGGATGCCATAGGTGGCCAGTACAGCCTCTTCTGCCTGGGCTTTGGCTTCGACGTCAGCTATGCCTTCCTAGAGAAGCTGGCGCTGGACAACGGGGGCCTGGCCCGGCGTATCTACGAGGACTCGGACTCCGCCCTGCAGCTGCAG GACTTCTACCAGGAGGTGGCCAACCCACTGATGACAGCAGTGACCTTTGAGTACCCAAGCAACTCTGTGAAAGAGGTCACGCAGAACGACTTCCGGCTACTCTTCAAGGGCTCCGAGATGGTGGTGGCCGGGAAGCTCCAGGGCCAGAGCCCTGATGTGCTCTCAGCCAAAGTCCACGGGCAGCAG AGCATGCAGAACATCACCTTCCAAACGGAGTCCAGGGtggcagagcaggaggaggagttCCGGAGCCCCAAGTACATCTTCCACGGCTTCATGGAGAGACTCTGGGCATACCTGACCATCCAGCAACTGCTAGAGCAAAT GGTTTCCGCGTCAGATGCTGAGAAGCAGGCTCTCAAGACCCAAGCTCTGGGCTTGTCACTCAACTACAGCTTTGTCACCCCCCTCACATCCATGGTGGTCACCAAACCTGAAGGCCAAGAACAGTCTCAAGTGGCTGAGAAGCCTGTGGAGAATG GTCACGCTGTCTTCCGACTTCATTCCTTGGGACACGGAGGGCCCAGGCTACAAG GTGGAGCTTCCAGGATGCCACCTCGCTTGCCAAAAATGGGACAACCTGGACCTTTTGATCACCGTCGCTTGTATCTATCCCCTCACGTTGGCTTAGATACGAGCCTACGCAGCCTGTCGG TGCCTCTCCTCACAGACTCCGTTGGAGACTTGTATGATGACGTGGACTTAAGCATCAAAG aaacacATCCAACAGCCCCATTACCAG GAACCTCATCTGCTGTCCCAGACTCCATCCAGGCTCCTACCATCATCCTGCCACTGCCTGGGCAGAGTGTGGACCAGCTCTGTGTGGACATCGAGCACTCTCAGGGCCCAATGAACCTGCTCTCAGACCCTGACCAAG GGGTTGAGGTGACTGGCCAGTATGAGAAGAAGAAGGCCCAGTTCTCATGGATCCAGGTGACCTTCAGGAAACCCCAGCTGCAGGTCCACGCGTCCCCTGAGCATGTGGTAGTGACTCGGGACCGAAGAAACGCTGCGTACAAGTGGAAGGAAACACTGTTCTCGGTGATGCCGGG CCTCAAGATGACCATGAACGAGGCGGGGCTCCTGCTGCTCAGCAGCCCAGACAAAGTGACCATCGGCCTGCTGTACTGGGATGGCCCCGGGCAGGGCGTCCGGCTGCTTCTGCAGGACACTGACCGCTTCTCCAGCCACGTTGATGGGACCCTCG GCCAGTTTTACCAGGGCGTGCTCTGGGTGCCCTCAGCAGCAGCAGATGACAGCGAGCGAACACTGAAGGTTCAAGGGCATAATCACTCTGCCACCAG AGAGCTCAAGCTGGATTACCAAGAGGGGGTCCCAGGAACAGAGTTTTCCTGCTGGTCTGTGAAGCTATAG
- the ITIH4 gene encoding inter-alpha-trypsin inhibitor heavy chain H4 isoform X1: MKTPASAHTCGIVLILLSLLAVLQTTSAQKNDIDIYSLTVDSKVSSRFAHTVVTSRVVNRADTLREAVFQMELPKKAFITNFSMIIDGVTYPGNIKEKDAAQEQYSAAVARGESAGLVKATGRKMEQFQVSVSVAPAAKVTFELVYEELLRRHLGVYELLLKVRPQQLVKHLQMDIHIFEPQGISFLETESTFLTSALADALTTSQNQTKAHIRFKPTISQQQKSAEQQDTVVDGNFIVRYDVNRTLSGGSIQIENGYFVHYFAPAGLPTMPKNVIFVIDKSGSMMGRKMQQTREALIKILDDLNPKDQFNLISFSGKATQWKPSLVQASEDNVKAARDYAAGIQAQGGTNINDAMLMAIQLLEKANQEELLPAGSVPLIILLTDGDPTVGVTDPTKIQENVQDAIGGQYSLFCLGFGFDVSYAFLEKLALDNGGLARRIYEDSDSALQLQDFYQEVANPLMTAVTFEYPSNSVKEVTQNDFRLLFKGSEMVVAGKLQGQSPDVLSAKVHGQQSMQNITFQTESRVAEQEEEFRSPKYIFHGFMERLWAYLTIQQLLEQMVSASDAEKQALKTQALGLSLNYSFVTPLTSMVVTKPEGQEQSQVAEKPVENENSHRNVHAGHAVFRLHSLGHGGPRLQGGASRMPPRLPKMGQPGPFDHRRLYLSPHVGLDTSLRSLSVPLLTDSVGDLYDDVDLSIKETHPTAPLPGTSSAVPDSIQAPTIILPLPGQSVDQLCVDIEHSQGPMNLLSDPDQGVEVTGQYEKKKAQFSWIQVTFRKPQLQVHASPEHVVVTRDRRNAAYKWKETLFSVMPGLKMTMNEAGLLLLSSPDKVTIGLLYWDGPGQGVRLLLQDTDRFSSHVDGTLGQFYQGVLWVPSAAADDSERTLKVQGHNHSATRELKLDYQEGVPGTEFSCWSVKL; the protein is encoded by the exons ATGAAGACTCCAGCCTCTGCCCACACCTGTGGCATTGTGCTGATCCTGCTCTCGCTGCTGGCTGTCCTCCAGACCACCTCTGCCCAGAAG AATGACATCGACATCTACAGCCTCACTGTGGACTCCAAGGTCTCCTCCCGATTTGCCCACACGGTCGTCACCAGCAGGGTGGTCAACAGAGCTGATACTCTGCGGGAGGCCGTCTTCCAGATGGAGCTGCCCAAGAAGGCCTTCATCACCAACTTCTCTAT gatcATCGACGGTGTGACCTACCCGGGGAACATCAAGGAGAAGGACGCAGCCCAGGAGCAGTACAGTGCGGCCGTGGCCAGGGGAGAGAGCGCCGGCCTCGTCAA GGCCACCGGGAGAAAGATGGAGCAGTTCCAGGTATCGGTCAGTGTGGCTCCTGCTGCCAAGGTCACCTTTGAGCTGGTGTATGAGGAGCTGCTCAGGCGGCATCTAGGAGTGTACGAGCTGCTGCTGAAAGTCCGGCCCCAGCAGCTGGTCAAGCACCTGCAG ATGGACATTCACATCTTTGAGCCTCAGGGGATCAGCTTCCTGGAGACAGAGAGCACCTTCCTGACCAGTGCACTGGCGGATGCTCTCACCACCTCACAGAACCAGACCAAG GCTCACATCCGATTCAAGCCGACGATCTCCCAGCAGCAGAAGTCTGCCGAGCAACAGGACACAGTCGTGGATGGCAACTTCATTGTCCGCTATGATGTGAACCGGACCCTCTCTGGGGGATCCATTCAG ATCGAGAATGGCTACTTCGTGCACTACTTTGCCCCTGCGGGCTTGCCCACAATGCCCAAGAATGTGATCTTTGTCATTGACAAGAGTGGCTCCATGATGGGCAGGAAAATGCAACAG ACCCGGGAGGCCCTAATTAAGATCCTCGACGACCTCAACCCCAAAGACCAGTTCAACCTCATCAGCTTCAGCGGTAAAGCAACCCAGTGGAAGCCGTCGCTGGTGCAAGCTTCGGAGGATAATGTGAAGGCGGCCAGGGACTACGCTGCTGGCATCCAAGCACAGGGAG GGACCAATATCAACGATGCAATGTTGATGGCCATACAGCTGCTGGAGAAAGCCAACCAGGAGGAGCTGCTGCCTGCAGGGAGCGTTCCCCTCATCATCCTTCTCACTGACGGGGACCCCACTGTGG GGGTGACCGACCCCACGAAGATCCAGGAGAATGTGCAGGATGCCATAGGTGGCCAGTACAGCCTCTTCTGCCTGGGCTTTGGCTTCGACGTCAGCTATGCCTTCCTAGAGAAGCTGGCGCTGGACAACGGGGGCCTGGCCCGGCGTATCTACGAGGACTCGGACTCCGCCCTGCAGCTGCAG GACTTCTACCAGGAGGTGGCCAACCCACTGATGACAGCAGTGACCTTTGAGTACCCAAGCAACTCTGTGAAAGAGGTCACGCAGAACGACTTCCGGCTACTCTTCAAGGGCTCCGAGATGGTGGTGGCCGGGAAGCTCCAGGGCCAGAGCCCTGATGTGCTCTCAGCCAAAGTCCACGGGCAGCAG AGCATGCAGAACATCACCTTCCAAACGGAGTCCAGGGtggcagagcaggaggaggagttCCGGAGCCCCAAGTACATCTTCCACGGCTTCATGGAGAGACTCTGGGCATACCTGACCATCCAGCAACTGCTAGAGCAAAT GGTTTCCGCGTCAGATGCTGAGAAGCAGGCTCTCAAGACCCAAGCTCTGGGCTTGTCACTCAACTACAGCTTTGTCACCCCCCTCACATCCATGGTGGTCACCAAACCTGAAGGCCAAGAACAGTCTCAAGTGGCTGAGAAGCCTGTGGAGAATG aaAACAGTCACAGGAATGTTCATGCAG GTCACGCTGTCTTCCGACTTCATTCCTTGGGACACGGAGGGCCCAGGCTACAAG GTGGAGCTTCCAGGATGCCACCTCGCTTGCCAAAAATGGGACAACCTGGACCTTTTGATCACCGTCGCTTGTATCTATCCCCTCACGTTGGCTTAGATACGAGCCTACGCAGCCTGTCGG TGCCTCTCCTCACAGACTCCGTTGGAGACTTGTATGATGACGTGGACTTAAGCATCAAAG aaacacATCCAACAGCCCCATTACCAG GAACCTCATCTGCTGTCCCAGACTCCATCCAGGCTCCTACCATCATCCTGCCACTGCCTGGGCAGAGTGTGGACCAGCTCTGTGTGGACATCGAGCACTCTCAGGGCCCAATGAACCTGCTCTCAGACCCTGACCAAG GGGTTGAGGTGACTGGCCAGTATGAGAAGAAGAAGGCCCAGTTCTCATGGATCCAGGTGACCTTCAGGAAACCCCAGCTGCAGGTCCACGCGTCCCCTGAGCATGTGGTAGTGACTCGGGACCGAAGAAACGCTGCGTACAAGTGGAAGGAAACACTGTTCTCGGTGATGCCGGG CCTCAAGATGACCATGAACGAGGCGGGGCTCCTGCTGCTCAGCAGCCCAGACAAAGTGACCATCGGCCTGCTGTACTGGGATGGCCCCGGGCAGGGCGTCCGGCTGCTTCTGCAGGACACTGACCGCTTCTCCAGCCACGTTGATGGGACCCTCG GCCAGTTTTACCAGGGCGTGCTCTGGGTGCCCTCAGCAGCAGCAGATGACAGCGAGCGAACACTGAAGGTTCAAGGGCATAATCACTCTGCCACCAG AGAGCTCAAGCTGGATTACCAAGAGGGGGTCCCAGGAACAGAGTTTTCCTGCTGGTCTGTGAAGCTATAG
- the ITIH4 gene encoding inter-alpha-trypsin inhibitor heavy chain H4 isoform X2: MKTPASAHTCGIVLILLSLLAVLQTTSAQKNDIDIYSLTVDSKVSSRFAHTVVTSRVVNRADTLREAVFQMELPKKAFITNFSMIIDGVTYPGNIKEKDAAQEQYSAAVARGESAGLVKATGRKMEQFQVSVSVAPAAKVTFELVYEELLRRHLGVYELLLKVRPQQLVKHLQMDIHIFEPQGISFLETESTFLTSALADALTTSQNQTKAHIRFKPTISQQQKSAEQQDTVVDGNFIVRYDVNRTLSGGSIQIENGYFVHYFAPAGLPTMPKNVIFVIDKSGSMMGRKMQQTREALIKILDDLNPKDQFNLISFSGKATQWKPSLVQASEDNVKAARDYAAGIQAQGGTNINDAMLMAIQLLEKANQEELLPAGSVPLIILLTDGDPTVGVTDPTKIQENVQDAIGGQYSLFCLGFGFDVSYAFLEKLALDNGGLARRIYEDSDSALQLQDFYQEVANPLMTAVTFEYPSNSVKEVTQNDFRLLFKGSEMVVAGKLQGQSPDVLSAKVHGQQSMQNITFQTESRVAEQEEEFRSPKYIFHGFMERLWAYLTIQQLLEQMVSASDAEKQALKTQALGLSLNYSFVTPLTSMVVTKPEGQEQSQVAEKPVENENSHRNVHAGHAVFRLHSLGHGGPRLQGGASRMPPRLPKMGQPGPFDHRRLYLSPHVGLDTSLRSLSVPLLTDSVGDLYDDVDLSIKETHPTAPLPDSIQAPTIILPLPGQSVDQLCVDIEHSQGPMNLLSDPDQGVEVTGQYEKKKAQFSWIQVTFRKPQLQVHASPEHVVVTRDRRNAAYKWKETLFSVMPGLKMTMNEAGLLLLSSPDKVTIGLLYWDGPGQGVRLLLQDTDRFSSHVDGTLGQFYQGVLWVPSAAADDSERTLKVQGHNHSATRELKLDYQEGVPGTEFSCWSVKL; encoded by the exons ATGAAGACTCCAGCCTCTGCCCACACCTGTGGCATTGTGCTGATCCTGCTCTCGCTGCTGGCTGTCCTCCAGACCACCTCTGCCCAGAAG AATGACATCGACATCTACAGCCTCACTGTGGACTCCAAGGTCTCCTCCCGATTTGCCCACACGGTCGTCACCAGCAGGGTGGTCAACAGAGCTGATACTCTGCGGGAGGCCGTCTTCCAGATGGAGCTGCCCAAGAAGGCCTTCATCACCAACTTCTCTAT gatcATCGACGGTGTGACCTACCCGGGGAACATCAAGGAGAAGGACGCAGCCCAGGAGCAGTACAGTGCGGCCGTGGCCAGGGGAGAGAGCGCCGGCCTCGTCAA GGCCACCGGGAGAAAGATGGAGCAGTTCCAGGTATCGGTCAGTGTGGCTCCTGCTGCCAAGGTCACCTTTGAGCTGGTGTATGAGGAGCTGCTCAGGCGGCATCTAGGAGTGTACGAGCTGCTGCTGAAAGTCCGGCCCCAGCAGCTGGTCAAGCACCTGCAG ATGGACATTCACATCTTTGAGCCTCAGGGGATCAGCTTCCTGGAGACAGAGAGCACCTTCCTGACCAGTGCACTGGCGGATGCTCTCACCACCTCACAGAACCAGACCAAG GCTCACATCCGATTCAAGCCGACGATCTCCCAGCAGCAGAAGTCTGCCGAGCAACAGGACACAGTCGTGGATGGCAACTTCATTGTCCGCTATGATGTGAACCGGACCCTCTCTGGGGGATCCATTCAG ATCGAGAATGGCTACTTCGTGCACTACTTTGCCCCTGCGGGCTTGCCCACAATGCCCAAGAATGTGATCTTTGTCATTGACAAGAGTGGCTCCATGATGGGCAGGAAAATGCAACAG ACCCGGGAGGCCCTAATTAAGATCCTCGACGACCTCAACCCCAAAGACCAGTTCAACCTCATCAGCTTCAGCGGTAAAGCAACCCAGTGGAAGCCGTCGCTGGTGCAAGCTTCGGAGGATAATGTGAAGGCGGCCAGGGACTACGCTGCTGGCATCCAAGCACAGGGAG GGACCAATATCAACGATGCAATGTTGATGGCCATACAGCTGCTGGAGAAAGCCAACCAGGAGGAGCTGCTGCCTGCAGGGAGCGTTCCCCTCATCATCCTTCTCACTGACGGGGACCCCACTGTGG GGGTGACCGACCCCACGAAGATCCAGGAGAATGTGCAGGATGCCATAGGTGGCCAGTACAGCCTCTTCTGCCTGGGCTTTGGCTTCGACGTCAGCTATGCCTTCCTAGAGAAGCTGGCGCTGGACAACGGGGGCCTGGCCCGGCGTATCTACGAGGACTCGGACTCCGCCCTGCAGCTGCAG GACTTCTACCAGGAGGTGGCCAACCCACTGATGACAGCAGTGACCTTTGAGTACCCAAGCAACTCTGTGAAAGAGGTCACGCAGAACGACTTCCGGCTACTCTTCAAGGGCTCCGAGATGGTGGTGGCCGGGAAGCTCCAGGGCCAGAGCCCTGATGTGCTCTCAGCCAAAGTCCACGGGCAGCAG AGCATGCAGAACATCACCTTCCAAACGGAGTCCAGGGtggcagagcaggaggaggagttCCGGAGCCCCAAGTACATCTTCCACGGCTTCATGGAGAGACTCTGGGCATACCTGACCATCCAGCAACTGCTAGAGCAAAT GGTTTCCGCGTCAGATGCTGAGAAGCAGGCTCTCAAGACCCAAGCTCTGGGCTTGTCACTCAACTACAGCTTTGTCACCCCCCTCACATCCATGGTGGTCACCAAACCTGAAGGCCAAGAACAGTCTCAAGTGGCTGAGAAGCCTGTGGAGAATG aaAACAGTCACAGGAATGTTCATGCAG GTCACGCTGTCTTCCGACTTCATTCCTTGGGACACGGAGGGCCCAGGCTACAAG GTGGAGCTTCCAGGATGCCACCTCGCTTGCCAAAAATGGGACAACCTGGACCTTTTGATCACCGTCGCTTGTATCTATCCCCTCACGTTGGCTTAGATACGAGCCTACGCAGCCTGTCGG TGCCTCTCCTCACAGACTCCGTTGGAGACTTGTATGATGACGTGGACTTAAGCATCAAAG aaacacATCCAACAGCCCCATTACCAG ACTCCATCCAGGCTCCTACCATCATCCTGCCACTGCCTGGGCAGAGTGTGGACCAGCTCTGTGTGGACATCGAGCACTCTCAGGGCCCAATGAACCTGCTCTCAGACCCTGACCAAG GGGTTGAGGTGACTGGCCAGTATGAGAAGAAGAAGGCCCAGTTCTCATGGATCCAGGTGACCTTCAGGAAACCCCAGCTGCAGGTCCACGCGTCCCCTGAGCATGTGGTAGTGACTCGGGACCGAAGAAACGCTGCGTACAAGTGGAAGGAAACACTGTTCTCGGTGATGCCGGG CCTCAAGATGACCATGAACGAGGCGGGGCTCCTGCTGCTCAGCAGCCCAGACAAAGTGACCATCGGCCTGCTGTACTGGGATGGCCCCGGGCAGGGCGTCCGGCTGCTTCTGCAGGACACTGACCGCTTCTCCAGCCACGTTGATGGGACCCTCG GCCAGTTTTACCAGGGCGTGCTCTGGGTGCCCTCAGCAGCAGCAGATGACAGCGAGCGAACACTGAAGGTTCAAGGGCATAATCACTCTGCCACCAG AGAGCTCAAGCTGGATTACCAAGAGGGGGTCCCAGGAACAGAGTTTTCCTGCTGGTCTGTGAAGCTATAG